A stretch of Deltaproteobacteria bacterium DNA encodes these proteins:
- a CDS encoding FAD-binding protein, whose translation MKITGHKHLTTEEEELICYSYDATGQEFLPEAVVFPGTVEEISEIMKLATADGFSVVPRGAGSGFVGGALPVQGGLVMSLKRLNKILEIDRENMTALVEPGVVTGHLQKEVEALDLFYPPDPSSLKFCTLGGNVAMGSGGPRAVKYGVTRDYVMGLEVVLPTGEIIAAGTKAAKGVVGYDLTRLMVGSEGTLGIVTKILLKLIPKPKGKVTLLAEFPGALEAGRAVSAIMASGVIPSVLEFIDNSTLKCVRGDLNDPPSGEVKAILLIEADGSGTVIAEDSLVIEGLCKEQGAVRIKKSSEKKESEQLWATRRAISPSLYKLATKKINEDIAVPRNKVPELIERLEKIAHKHNVVMANFGHAGDGNIHVNIMINKGNREEEKRGEEAVKEVFKTALQLNGTISGEHGVGISKQPYIAMELSQREIALMEGIKKVFDPSNILNPGKIFPAKGFKNDE comes from the coding sequence ATGAAAATAACAGGCCATAAGCATCTTACCACTGAAGAGGAAGAGCTTATCTGTTATTCCTACGATGCAACAGGGCAGGAATTTCTTCCCGAGGCCGTTGTTTTTCCGGGAACGGTTGAGGAAATATCGGAAATTATGAAGCTTGCAACGGCTGACGGGTTTTCCGTTGTGCCGAGAGGGGCGGGGTCAGGTTTTGTGGGAGGTGCGCTCCCTGTGCAGGGTGGCCTTGTCATGTCTCTCAAGAGGCTTAATAAAATATTGGAAATAGACAGGGAAAATATGACGGCCCTTGTCGAGCCGGGTGTTGTAACAGGACATTTGCAAAAAGAAGTGGAGGCGCTTGACCTTTTTTATCCACCCGATCCTTCGAGTTTAAAATTTTGTACATTGGGTGGTAACGTGGCAATGGGTTCAGGGGGGCCGAGGGCGGTCAAGTACGGTGTTACCCGTGATTACGTGATGGGCCTGGAAGTGGTGCTTCCTACGGGAGAGATCATCGCTGCGGGAACGAAGGCGGCCAAGGGTGTTGTCGGTTATGATCTGACAAGGCTTATGGTCGGCTCCGAGGGGACCCTTGGTATTGTAACTAAAATACTGCTCAAACTCATTCCCAAACCGAAGGGAAAGGTGACACTGCTCGCTGAATTTCCGGGCGCCCTTGAAGCGGGCAGGGCAGTAAGCGCCATTATGGCTTCCGGGGTGATTCCTTCGGTGCTTGAATTTATAGACAATTCTACCCTGAAATGTGTCAGAGGAGACCTTAACGACCCTCCTTCCGGGGAGGTGAAAGCCATTCTCCTCATTGAAGCAGATGGTTCCGGAACGGTTATTGCGGAGGATTCTCTTGTTATTGAGGGGCTTTGCAAGGAGCAGGGAGCCGTCAGGATAAAGAAGAGCAGTGAAAAAAAGGAGTCTGAACAGCTCTGGGCAACGAGAAGGGCTATTTCACCATCGCTATATAAATTAGCAACGAAAAAGATTAATGAAGACATTGCTGTTCCCAGAAACAAGGTGCCGGAACTTATTGAACGTCTGGAGAAGATTGCCCATAAGCATAATGTTGTTATGGCAAACTTCGGTCATGCCGGAGACGGGAATATTCATGTCAATATAATGATAAACAAGGGGAATAGAGAGGAAGAGAAGCGGGGGGAAGAGGCTGTGAAGGAGGTCTTTAAAACGGCGCTCCAACTGAATGGCACTATTTCAGGAGAGCATGGCGTGGGAATCAGCAAGCAGCCCTACATAGCAATGGAACTCTCTCAACGAGAGATAGCGTTGATGGAAGGAATCAAAAAGGTCTTCGATCCTTCAAATATACTGAATCCGGGAAAGATCTTTCCCGCAAAGGGTTTCAAAAATGACGAGTGA
- a CDS encoding RDD family protein: protein MINRNSFILNRYIARFIDILIAWAMALVIPPVGPLAGLLYIFIADGFKEGQSPGKRLIGLKVVHRATLTPISFKESLIRNIPFAIAYFFFIIPFLGWFLFVVVGIPILLFECYFVCEAEQGMRVGDVMADTVVVEA from the coding sequence ATGATTAACAGGAATTCTTTTATTCTTAATCGTTACATAGCCCGGTTTATCGATATACTCATCGCCTGGGCCATGGCGCTTGTTATCCCTCCTGTCGGTCCGCTGGCAGGTCTTCTTTATATCTTCATTGCTGACGGGTTTAAGGAGGGGCAAAGCCCGGGAAAGAGGCTCATCGGCCTGAAAGTTGTTCACAGGGCCACTTTAACGCCCATATCTTTTAAAGAATCACTCATCAGAAATATTCCCTTTGCCATTGCCTACTTCTTTTTTATTATTCCTTTTCTTGGTTGGTTTCTCTTTGTTGTTGTAGGCATTCCCATCCTTCTCTTTGAGTGCTACTTTGTATGTGAAGCGGAGCAAGGCATGAGGGTGGGAGATGTTATGGCTGATACGGTTGTTGTTGAAGCTTAG
- a CDS encoding DUF4177 domain-containing protein, with translation MITYKVVELATVTDEDIEEVLNEWTAEGWDFEGIHFAMKDSSKRPAMAFITFTKSEGKDD, from the coding sequence ATGATCACGTACAAGGTAGTTGAACTGGCAACGGTCACCGATGAGGACATTGAAGAAGTACTCAATGAATGGACGGCCGAAGGCTGGGATTTTGAAGGGATCCATTTTGCGATGAAAGACTCATCCAAAAGACCTGCCATGGCATTTATTACCTTTACGAAAAGTGAGGGAAAGGATGATTAA